A portion of the Lolium rigidum isolate FL_2022 chromosome 1, APGP_CSIRO_Lrig_0.1, whole genome shotgun sequence genome contains these proteins:
- the LOC124659835 gene encoding cytochrome P450 734A4-like, with protein MGLEEAGMWAPGWWSTWGSLAVVVTAACLLLHVAARVADALWWRPRRLEAHFAAQGVRGPPYRFLFGSVREMVALMVDATAKPMSPANSHNALPRVLAFYHYWRKIYGPTFLIWFGPTPRLTVAEPELVREIFLTRAEAFDRYEAHPIVRQLEGDGLVSLHGDKWALHRRVLTPAFYPDNLNRLVPHVGRSVAALAERWRTMACASGDGEVEVDVAEWFQAVTEEAITRATFGRSYDSGRVVFRMQGRLMAFASEAFRKVLVPGYRFLPTKKNRMSWGLDRDIRRGLVRLIGRRSDAAKEHETNKGNDGGFKDLLGLMINARDKKSQPMPVQDMVEECKTFFFAGKQTTTNLLTWATVLLAMHPDWQDRARQEVVAVCGPGELPTKEHLHRLKTLGMILNETLRLYPPAVATIRRAKVDVTLGGGELAIPRDTELLIPIMAMHHDARFWGADAAQFNPARFAGGAARAATHPLAFIPFGLGSRMCVGQNLAILEAKLTLAVLLQRFEFRPSPKYVHAPTVLMLLYPQYGAPVIFRPIAPSPPSDPTTPAS; from the exons ATGGGCTTGGAGGAGGCAGGGATGTGGGCGCCGGGGTGGTGGTCTACGTGGGGCTCGCTGGCCGTCGTCGTGACGGCGGCGTGCCTGCTCCTGcacgtggcggcgcgggtggcggaCGCGCTGTGGTGGCGGCCGCGGCGTCTGGAGGCGCACTTCGCGGCGCAGGGCGTGCGCGGCCCGCCGTACCGGTTCCTCTTCGGCTCCGTCCGCGAGATGGTGGCGCTCATGGTGGACGCCACCGCCAAGCCCATGTCGCCGGCCAACTCCCACAACGCGCTCCCCCGGGTGCTCGCCTTCTACCACTACTGGAGAAAGATCTACG GTCCGACGTTCCTGATATGGTTCGGGCCGACGCCGCGGCTGACGGTGgcggagccggagctggtccGCGAGATCTTCCTGACCCGCGCGGAGGCGTTCGACCGGTACGAGGCGCACCCCATCGTCCGGCAGCTGGAGGGCGACGGCCTCGTCAGCCTGCACGGCGACAAGTGGGCGCTCCACCGCCGCGTGCTCACCCCCGCCTTCTACCCCGACAACCTCAAC CGGCTGGTGCCGCACGTCGGCAGGTCGGTGGCGGCCCTGGCGGAGAGGTGGCGCACGATGGCGTGCgcgagcggcgacggcgaggtggaggtggacgtGGCGGAGTGGTTCCAGGCGGTGACCGAGGAGGCCATCACGCGCGCCACGTTCGGGCGCAGCTACGACTCCGGCCGCGTGGTGTTCCGCATGCAGGGCCGCCTCATGGCCTTCGCCTCCGAGGCCTTCCGCAAGGTGCTCGTCCCCGGCTACCG GTTCTTGCCGACGAAGAAGAACCGGATGTCCTGGGGGCTGGACAGGGACATCAGGCGCGGCCTAGTCCGGCTCATCGGCCGGCGCAGCGACGCCGCCAAGGAACACGAAACGAACAAGGGCAACGACGGCGGCTTCAAGGACCTGCTGGGGCTGATGATCAATGCCCGGGACAAGAAGTCGCAGCCGATGCCGGTGCAAGACATGGTGGAGGAGTGCAAAACGTTCTTCTTCGCCGGCAAGCAGACGACCACCAACTTGCTGACCTGGGCCACCGTGCTCCTGGCCATGCACCCGGACTGGCAGGACCGCGCGCGGCAGGAGGTCGTCGCCGTCTGCGGCCCCGGCGAGCTCCCCACCAAGGAGCACCTCCACAGGCTGAAAACG CTGGGGATGATCCTGAACGAGACGCTGAGGCTGTACCCACCGGCGGTGGCCACCATCCGCCGGGCCAAGGTCGACGTCACCttgggcggcggcgagctggCGATCCCGCGCGACACGGAGCTTCTGATCCCGATCATGGCGATGCACCACGACGCGAGGTTCTGGGGCGCCGACGCCGCGCAGTTCAACCCGGCGCGGTTCGccggcggggcggcgcgggcggcgacgcACCCGCTGGCGTTCATCCCGTTCGGGCTGGGTTCCCGGATGTGCGTCGGCCAGAACCTCGCCATCCTCGAGGCCAAGCTTACGCTCGCCGTCCTGCTCCAGCGGTTCGAGTTCAGGCCGTCGCCCAAGTACGTGCACGCGCCGACGGTGCTCATGCTGCTCTACCCGCAGTACGGCGCGCCCGTGATCTTCCGCCCCATTGCTCCATCTCCGCCGTCCGATCCGACGACTCCGGCTAGCTAG